In Sphaeramia orbicularis chromosome 5, fSphaOr1.1, whole genome shotgun sequence, the genomic stretch ACCAGATGTTTTGTATTGCATTTTTGTTACCCCTGGCACAATGTTTgtctagcacaaaaaaaaaaagatactgagACAACAGACTGCACTTCCGGAGTCAGTTTATGGCTGTCTACCATCTACAAAAGTGTGATGGTTTTGAAAGCATTTGACTAAACACTAGGCCAATAACATGGAAGGTCAGTTGTTACACCACTGGTTGGTTTTACTTTTCACTTATGCATGTGTtatcttttttttacagtgaggggTATATTGATCTTTACAGGtggtatgttaaaatgagaaTCTAAACATTTTGCAATGTCCTTGTCAGTAAAATATTAAGTTAATATCTGATCATCACTAATTGCTGACATACAAATACAACATGATCGCTTCACATTTCCATTTGATGAGACTCAAATTAAAGAAGTGATGAGAGCACCACAACTCAGCTTTAAGGTCACCTGCAGCGACAGGAAGGTTTAGAGCTGTCAAAATCACACAGGAAGTCGGTTGAGTAACACAGGAAATACACATGCTTTCATTAAAACTGGAGGCAGAACTGTTCCACATCTGACTTTGCAGCTGTGTGGATTAAATCTGTTGTTTCTGTGACAGTGTGAACATCACAGATTGCACAGTATCTGATCTTTACATTTCTTACACATCGTAAATCAGATGCCGATCTGACTTGTGTTAATGTTCCCACAGTCTGAAGAGTCATATCAGTAATTCATACAACTTTGACAtcactttagatcaggggtgtcaaactcattttagttcaggggccacatacagcccagtttgagTGGACCAAGAACAGTAAActaatagcataacaacctataaataactccaaaaagttctttgttttagtataaaaatgtataagtgcaattgtaacaatattatgcctcagcaacttgtagatcacagttgatctacaaatgcacaacatatttagtaacaggcatattaTCACttaaattccacttaattttgtTTTGAAATTTCTGATTGTTTATGGTTGtttaaattattcattttttgtgaaCTAATACCTTgcaattgtaaacattttcatcatctaGTTATCCCgaaccctgaaggggaggcaaggggaatagtttttggttcggtttgtttgtttgttaacactctagcagcaaaactattggttgaattcataccaaattgggtttatagattgccagtgacccagaatagatctgattacattttgggaaaagtaggtcaaagttaaaactttttatgaatttttaaaatctttcctcTTCTCCCATctacatataatgggcaaaatttcaaatgtctataaaaagatcaattttgcttcaatttacttcaaacttggcacatgcatagaagcaattgatatgctgacatcagcacatgcatacacGTGATGACATCAACtaaattgatgccaaaataagctacaatacatgcgaggggcggggtttgttgcgccTTGAACCActtgtttaactttttttactttccacacaaaaaaagacaaaaatttggtgtttattttatttacagattattggATAGGACCGTATGTCAcaccttaactaaaatgagtttgacacccttgactgttagtatcttcagtgtaatttttttcactttgcaaattaatcctgtgggctggattggaccctttggtgggctggttttggtccacagtccacgtttgacacctctgctctagatTTACATTAGTCTCCTCAGCAGGTATTACAGCATCACTCTGCTCACAAATGTGCAGGCTTCAACTTCACATTAACTCATAAATTCAACTGTAAACATTACTTCAGtgtcatgtgacattcacagtggAATCTCACACTCAAAGACGTGATGTGAACAAAATAACTGTGCACTAAAGCTTTCAGACTGAATTAAGCCTCAAGTGTCTTAAAATAATGTTACCAAATGCTGCACAGTCACTGAATGGAAACACAGGCGAAAACATACTCTTGCAGTTGTTTCAAACAGCATTTATTCTTGTGTGAGAAAATATTGTCTCAGGTAGATTATAGGTCTTGTTGTACAATTCAAATAACAAGACCAAAAATCTCCTGTTCCAcccaagaacaaaaaaaaaccaaaccaaacactcTAGCATGTGAGTTTGGTCACGTCTGTCTACAGAGCTCAGGGGTTGTGCCGTCTCGCCTCTAGAGAATATGATCTGACATGTTGGTGTATACCATCACTATTACAAAGATCTACTTAGCATCTTACATAaatcttttcaatattttaccttTTAAATAACACTCTCAACTGCCACAAATTATAAATTAAAATCTAAATTTGATTTTTGCATTCCTTAAATTACTTCATGTAAGCCAATATAAACagacatttacatatttacaaaacTATACACATGCACCTTTACTACACTTaagtgtatacatatatgtatatactgtacaAACACGTTTCTGCCACACATATGGCTCCAGGACTCACcacctgtttttcttttcttttttttaaatgttaaacaGACCGATTGTGCTTCTCAAGTCATTTCATCCAAGCTCTTCAGTGAAAGACTGCAGTAGACATAGTCACAAAAATAAGTAATTAGCGTTTCCTCTAGTGGCTTCACATCTTACTAACCAAGTAGCTGCACCGGATACTCTCAATAACATTCTAGTATCATAATACAGTTTCACAATATGGAAAAAGAAGTAAAGACCTCTGATGTCCCACCCACAACAAGTCATAACTGGACTCAAAGATAAGGTTTTTCATTTgtatttatcagtatttttttttttttttttactaattttatcACTGTATACACTACTTTTCCTGCTGATGAACTGATCTAAGAAGATGTTTTGAGTATATTTGATATCATTGTTAAAGTTAAACACAGAAGCACACTGAGGTCAGCTTTGAATTTAGTGTcaatttgttgcatttttatgaATAATTCTCTAATTATAACAATACCaatgaaagaaaataaactaaataaaaggtTCATAGTATCTAAAGAGAAGGAGAATCTTAAAGATAGTATTTTCTGTTGACTTCCATGCCTTTTGTATCAGAAAATAACTGTTAACCAAACATTCGAGTCCAGATACGACATGAGCTTGAGTGGGACTTTTACACTCCATTAAACACAGTGACATTTCAATGGCAAATACaatctaaatatgtttagaatcAAGACAATCCCTTTGACATTTAAATATTTACAGTTTTCTGACTTAAATCTCGACTCGCTTTGGCCTAAAATAAAATCTTTATATGAACACATAGCAACAGTGGTTGTGtaaaacatttgttttttaaaaatgacatgaCTAAATGAACAAATTCATCTATGACAATGTCTTCAAGCACTTTTTCCCTTCCTTTAAAAACCTTTTAAAATCAGAGCATCGATTTTCTGCAGGAAACCTTCACATCCCAGTTGGAAATATAATTCTACATTTTACCACTTTATTAAGAGTGTTGATAACCTGGCAGCCTTAAAAATGATCAAGTcttaaaaaaatcatataaaattggAGGGATTGAAGTTGAGATTTCCTCTCACGTGGTTTAAATGTACAATGGCCCGGTCGTAGGCGGTGTGCACAGACTTGCGAACACTTGGTTTCTTGCCTTCCATTAAGCGCAGTTTGTCTACAGTATCATCCATCCCCAGAGGCAGCAGTTTGTTCTGCGGGAGCCACTGCCTGAAAATCAAGAACGACAGTTGTGACCAAAAAAGTGACAGCAGTGACGACCCATCATGATTTAAACTTCAGCATGAGGCTCATCCTGTCTGTCTCAATCTTACCAAGTTCTCTTGGTGTCAAAGAACAGGACCAAGAACAGCTTTTCACCAGTTTCCGTTCGTCTCCACTCGCCCAGTTTGAGCACCTCCCCAGGAGGCACTGGAATGGGGATGCCATTGTGAAGAAGTCCTTCTTGGGGCATGTCTGGGTCAACAATCTGCAACAAAACTCCATGTCAGTCCACATTATTGGCTTCAATCAGACACACAAAGGCTCTTTTCTTGATGTCATCTCTCAGACTCAACAGTACAGTATGGACACCATAAACTGCAGGACCATATTCATTCTCACCATTGCTGGGTATGATGGGTATCCTCTACATTTGGCCCAGACAAGGTCCAGAGGTGTAAGCTCCCTCTCACTATCTAAAGACAGAAGTGTAGACTTTCCTGTGaacaggacattccatataacaAATACATAGTTTGTATTTGTTACAGCTAATGAGGCCAAATAGAATTTCTGCCCTGTACTGTCATGAATGTCATATAAATGACATTCACAATGACACGGCGCAAAGaatttggttggttttttttgtttgtttttttgtcttgttgtaaTACATACCAGACCCAGCAATATCTCCGTTCTCACTGTTGGGAACTTTGGCCAGTGCAGGTTTACCCCGACTACGTTTGGGTGGAGGGACGCTGTCGCTGTAAACACAAAATTCATGTTAACATTTtgatacaattttaaaaaaaataattcagggcCCATGGGACCCTATttctcaggggaaaaaaaagtattaatcAATAGCAAGAGACAAGAGACAGGGGCGGTCGTTATAGCACTCCGTAACAACTTGTCAAGTGGGAGGGGGGGGTCATGTAATAGTGCTTCGCAACTAAGTGTCGAGTGGGGGGGGGACAAGAGATTTCTAATGTTGTTCCTGGtttctgctggagccatcctctcagcttgtgggttactgcccctagtgccccgataatataatataatataatataatataatataatataatataatataatatatcagTAAAGATAATAGGAAAAAAAGAGAATTCCTAAAGCCAAATCTACATAACTAGATCTAGATAAAATCTGAAAAGATAAAGACAGTACAGAGCGACCTGACCTGCTTCAAATTAATTAGGCATCACACACCAATCAAAGCAGCACAGTTGTACATGCATACAATGATTTTTTCACGTATGTCTTATTGTGTCACAGTGGGGAGCCAAGCCTTATTGACTGTGGTTGAACCTGTCGCTTCTCTGTATGACCAAGCCCTAATAATAATGGCTAAAAAACCCAGGAGATGGCACCACTGTCACACACTGAAGCAGTATCATCTGCTCAGTTCTGATAATTTTATAAAATTGTCAAACCTGAAACTGGTTTTTACATGTTTACAAAACTTAGCACCAGAGATTTCATGCAAAATTTTCATAAGGTAAAATAATGGCAGGAACACCAAAGGTGCAGCCAGTGGTAATTGTAAAATTGTACATCAAGAGACCTCCATGGGGCAGTCAATGTTCTCTATAAAAGACGAAGACCGGGGGATGGGGTGGGGCACACAGAAATTCCCCATttacataacatgctgcttgatattgatacatATACAGGCTAACATTCCCCTATTTCAGATTCAACACCCCcctctaactttttttttcaaacaccccattgagaaacactctTTAAAACCCCTCCGCTGCCTTCCACATCCCATGGACGAAGGCAGCGGAAtggggtcaaattgaccccaAGGAATACAAAGGGTTTTAAAATGGACAAACATCATATCTGTAGATGGTGGGATGAATCGAAGTCGATGAAATATTATGCATCTCTTCCCACTGATTGGTGTTAGTATTTTTCTAAAGTTAGGTCACATGGTGGACAGCGAACCGGGCTCTAAGTCGTTCCATACTCACTTCAGTTTTTGGTCATCATCAGTGTCTGTGGCGGTGTGCTTTCCATTTGTCAGACCTATCGAAGAAACAAGGAATTGTGACGAGGTGTGGATCATTACAGTATCTGACATAAACTGATCTATCTTGTCCTTACCTTCTTCATCGAGTGGGGGAGGGAGTTTGTCTGATTCACTTTCTGAACTGTGGCCTCTAGACCTGAGGTGGTGTGAAGGAGAGGGTGGTGTAGGGGGGGCATTTGGGATAGGAGGTAAGGTGGTGATGTTGGTCACACTGGGGGAATTTGGACTGGCTGGGGTGCTATCCAAACCGTTTGTCTTCCCCTCGGACTCTTTTCCATTTTGTTGTGGCGTTGACTTATTTTTTGCCATTCGTGCcccgttttttgcttttttgaacAGAACGGATGTGCGACGGCCAACTCCGACTAAAGGCAGCGAAGGGGGTGTTCCGAGTGGTGTAGCCTCATGGACGGCGTCTGGTTGCGAAGATGGAGTCTCGCCAACTTCAGCCTCGTCTTCAACATGGCTTCTGCTTCCGCTGCGGGATGATCTCTGCCGTTTGTAGGAGCGCCCAGGTGACCTTCGGCCTCCAGTTACAATGCCCAAGACCGGAGGTTCGAGAGGAGCGTCTCCAGGCAGTGGCGACGACACTGGACAGGTGAGTTCTAGCACAGGTGGAGAGTCATCTGGAATGAAGAGAATTTGTATTTCAAATCCATAAATCAGAATAATAATTCATTTATAAAGAGTGGAATTACTGCCAAAGTTGACAGCGTTGACAAAGACCCAAATGGCATTCGAAAAAAGTAATGTTGTACAACGTGTTTAGAAAAATCTCTTTACCTGCCCCAGAGTTGGAGACAGCTGTCAAAGGTCCATTATCCTCAAcactcttcttctcctttttcttttctttctcctcctctttctcctcctcttcctcttcttcttggtCCTTTGCTTCATCTTCCTTATCATCGCCATTTACAGGCTGAGTGTTTTGTTGCTGTTGGCTCATCTTCTGTCTGAGAGTGTTGATCTCTCGCCGGAGTAACCTAATACGTTTGGTTCGGCCACCACTGGTACGCATAGATGTTACCATATCCAGTTTATCCAGTAGGGCCTTGAGCTGCTCCTCTGTTGTCAAGTGTAGTCTGTTCTCTGGGTCCAGCAGGGTGTCGACtggaataataacaataataaacttaTCTTGTATTGTCCATTTTAACAGCCGGTAATTGCTGATATTAAATATTATGCTGCAGTTGTCTGGACAGGAGGAAATGTGGTTGTAGATTGGGGGTGTCAAATGCAAGAGCCTAATTCAATCTTAAatgggtctgaccagtaaaattatagcataataacctatagatgatGTCAAATTCACACTTTTctctatgagtaaaaaaaaaaagcaaaaatcacgttatgaaaatgtttacaccatctacaaactatcatttcaaaaatgtgaattactacctgaaatttcttaagaaatatcagtgcaattttaacattatgcctcagctcatcattgacacatgtgcattacaacttaaagatcacagtggatctacaaagggacaaaatattttataacaggcataatattgctaaatttGGACTTAttgttcttaagacatttcaagttgtacatggttgtttaagttatttactttttatgtgaaatgaaaatatattcatgcaattttacttttttacactaaaacaaagaatttgggttattacgctattattttactggtccagcccacttgagattgaaatggtctgtatgtggcccctgaacaaaaacgaactcaacatccttgattgttaatatcctcagtgtaatttttgcatttgacaaagtcattccatgggccagattggaccctttagtgggcggGTTATGGCCCATggggcatgtttgacacccctgttgtgaacagaattgtattttgtttttactctGGCAATGTTTCTGATGAACAAATATCTTGAAACTAGCGAaatgacccgtggggatccacgggttctagatgtggtagattTTTACGCAgctgtgtattcgtgcatgctgtaccacatttgtccatcagtcaccgccaaagtgttctgggcatagcaacatgactgtaaggctattgtattccaaaattattaatatctcccaaagtattggtcctatcaacttgccattttcactggtCTCtaccttgaccaaaaatacataagtatgccaaacggcagcagtcagctctttctggattttttgTGATtaccgagacacacacacatgcacgcatacAGAGGCCACTTGGGTTTTACAATATAGATAATGTGCTGATTGAAGTTGAGGCACTGATTGAAACACATTTTCCAAATAATTAATAGTAAAGATAAATGAGACAATAAATAGAAGACAATAGATGAGGGATTCAGGGTATGCGGATGAAGAAATTGCTTATTTGAACTTTTTATGAACACTTACCATCGTCCCATGTACAGTGGTAGAAACCATGTTTGTTGGGAGACTCTGGTAGATGCATGCCGGTGCTGGGGTCCAGCCCGATGCTCTGAGACTGTCTGTGGGCATGTCGAAGAACAGCTCCGCCCACCTCCCGCAGTTGTAAGGCTGTTCTGTGAAACATGGTGTCCTTTGAGTTGTACTTCAGGCAGTTGGAGATCATCAACTCAAAGTCAGTCTCTAGGTCTGTGATGGAGCAGTAGGCATGTCCCTCCAGTTTGGAACGCATGGTGGAGAAGTCCATGGGTTGTGAGATGAACTCCAAATAATCTGGAACCTtgggtaataaaataaaaaaaacctcttaGCTCTCATAGTAAACCTAAAatgaaatgttgctaaattaaaaatgtgtttcagcagaTTACGTACACCGACCTCAGACAGATTAACAGGCTGAGAAAAGATTTTGGCGGTGTCCTTCTCTTGTAGTTGGTCCAAGGTGGATCGGAGGAGCACCAACGCAGGGGTCAACTTGAGTTCAAGAGCAGCCTGCTGAATTTTCATCTGAACAACGGTGACGTAAACACAGAACGGTGATGTAAGCACACAAGGGAGAGTGGGGGAAATACAAGGTCATTCTACAGGGTTCAAATGAATGACAGGAAAGAGAACTGGGAGGCCTGGGATGAGTAAACATGCCATGTGAATCGAGAAAATATTGCAAATACTTAAACATGGCTTCTGCAAGTCTAAAATCAGTCCAAGAAATGGCcagaaaatgtcttaaaatgtttTACATACAATTTTCTAAAGTCTTAACAAATGAAATGGCTTTAGCATTTAGTTGAAAACTCTTCAAAATATCAATTTGAAGTCTGCTGTTGGTGTGATGGCATTAGTCACATGAGAAGCCAGGAAAACATAGAGCCTCTGTAAAATCCAGCCTCTAGTATGGATATGAGATCTTAAATGGCTTTAATAATTGTATTGTAGTATGGGATATCTATCAAAGGGAACAGATCACATATTTAGGCTCGAAAAACCTACTTTCACTGAGTGTTGCAATCCTGTCATGGATTTACTAATGCAGTGAAACCAAATAACCAACGTACAcatttcatacacacacactgctcaCCTCCTTCAAATGAATTATTCCATATGTTACACTGCGAAATGGACAATTAATACCATCCCTGGACTAGACCCCCCTCCTCAAATGATGAATGTATTAATGACTTATTATTTATGAATTTATGTATAGGAATGTGTTTTTTACATAACTCTTATTGTTGTATGTTGTAGCTGGAAGTGCTTGTACTTACATCTAGATTTACCTTATTGTGTTTtacatatattttatgtatagGATAAATATAAAGGTTATATATAGTtggaaataaaaaagaagaacaaagagAAGAACAGTATGGAAGTGCTTATATAGTACCGTTTCAGATGACTCAAAAAAAACTAAGTTAATAAAATGAAGTTTTCAATTTAAAATGTTGGAACCTGTAGAAACCCTGTATGTTTTGCTTGACTCACACATCAGACTTCTCTCTGTTACACACCTGTTCTCTCTTTAACCTCTCTCTCTTTCGAATCAGTTCCACCAAAAGCCTGGCTCTTTCCAAGTCTTGCCTCAACTTCTGCCAGTATCGTAGTTCCTCTCTAGCAGCACAAAGCCTTTCATCAGGCTCCTTCTGAACAGAAAGGAACAAGCACTGTGAGATATGACATTTAGAAGAGTGAAGTCGTTTTAGCTTTGACACACAGGTCAAAGAAGTTTATACAATCAAGTCCCTGTCACATGTGGCATACATGTTGGGTGATCTGATCAGAAATGGACCACAGGTATGAGATGACCCAAGACTTATTGAGGATGCAATCATAGACCACATTCTGAGGTGGTCTAAGCCGAATATGGTCGCATTCATTTGTCTGCAAATGTGTCCTGCATTGAAGGACCGCCTACTCAGCTGATGTCCTCAGTCTAAGAGGAAGTACAGTATATATTCATTTGACACTCTCAAATCCCTGGCTATGTCCACATctgaaaattccacagtcatttaTTATAAGTGTGTCAAACACCTTGGGTGATTTAGTTTGCCTGGAACACACCAAGGAACGGACCCAGTCTGCATTGTTTCATCTTAAAATTTTCAAGTAGTCAGTGCACAGGAATTCAGTGCTGTCTCCAGCCCTTTAAAATTAATAGCAAATTTGGTCTGTTAATAGCAAATATTTATTCGCATTTTAAGCAAGGAAGTAAGATCGGATCACAAGTTGTCACCTGAGCCACACATAGAAACACAATCTAATGCCAGGTGTGAACTGACACACTTTGAGTTGTCCACTTGTGACCAGGTCACCCAAGACTCATGTTAAAACGAAATGTGATCAAGGCCTCAATCTCCCAAGTTTCTGGCAGGAAACAAAACAGATCTTTTTCACAGTAGACATTTTTCCTTGTTAAAGCAGAAAATGTACAGGTGTAGTAAGTGTAAAAATTGCTGCATCCCTTGTACGTGTATTAGTTTCAGGTCTTGGAATTATGCATGCTCATTCACAGGAAGGGCCTCCTGGGGCAGTTAAATGGAACTGAGCTGTAGTTAATGTTATCAGCAACTTTTTTGTCCCTTTTTATGAGCCTAAACATTCACTGTGAAAAAGATCTATTATAAACTTTGAACAGCCTGTATGAAATAGATTAGTTTACATAGCCTACTTTGGTAtaaatttatcaagaaaaaaaaaaacacaaagtgatGACTTTAATGACTATCTAAATAATGGTAAACATGTTTTgtcaaaattaaatacactttatATGTAACCAACAAAGCATTTTAGGCATTACTAACACATAAGTGTTTGTTTAAAACTAATCTCCATGTCTTTTTACATGCTGTTGTGTTGTGCAGCACTGACAGTTCTCCAAAGATGAACGGTTGTTTGGTATGGAAACCTGCCACCTATCTGAATTAATCACTGCAAAGTGTGATGTCTGAGTTTATGCTTGATTTCCGTGTATGAGAATACAAATGTGGTGTGAAATGTTTAGATTCCAGGCCCCTGGTTGGCTCCCTCTGTGTGTACATACTATACATCATATAAATCCCTCCCCACCTGCTCAGCTGTCTTATGTGCCTGTAGATGGGAGTGAAGTCGTCGAATTAAAGGCATCCCATTTCTGGACTGTCGTTTCAGCAACCAGTAGTTATGCAGCCTCTGCATGAACTGATTCTTCCTCTGTACTTCAACTCCTGTACAAATCTTGTTAAGCCTGTGgagattaaataatgaaaactgtggcAAAACAGGTAGTGGTAATAACACAGAATGATAAAATAGAAATTATTGTAATCTTAATTAGTAGTTACACAGTTTCTTAGCTACAACAGAACTACTACTAATTACTAGTTATGTACTTGGGCCAAATACAAATGGATACTATTCTGTAAAAACTATGAACATTTtctgaaataaatgaatataaaataaagtaCTTTGGCTATAACCTCCTTTCTGTTTAGTCATCACTCAGCCAGGTCCTACCTACAGAACTATCTGAATGGTTACACATCACAAGTATAACCAACATTATCAAAAAAGTGCTTATTTATTTACTAGTCCTATATGTGTTATTTATAATGCCTTCAAGTTCAGTGTGaaaactgacaataaatactGTTGGAATATTAATGAATAGACTTTTTTGAACAGACAACTCATAGGCATTTCAACAAATCATCTGACaccaaaattcaaatttttactGCAGATGTAAGCTTATATCTCCTCCAAATattattaaataataatttttttatacCTGACAAAATATACTGTTGACCCCTGAGAGGCTTTAAATTAAACCATTATGATATGGCAAGGCAAatgttaaagacccacctgtgagAGGGGATCTGAGGCACAAGCAGCACAGGCACAGTAGAGCGACGTGTCGACCCACCAGTCCCTTTGGTAGATTTCTTTTTCTGACCCTTAGTAGCCTTCTTGTTTGGTGGTGTCGGGGGACTTTGAGTGTAAGACCTTTGACCCCGGTTACCCCTTCCCCCAACCAGTCTCCCTTCAACAGACTCATCTCCAGACCCGTCCCGCCGAGACCCAACTGGAGAATGATGCTCACAGAAAGCAGTTTTTTTCACAGAGAAAGTGGTGCCATTAACACCCGTCTCGCGGACAGGGTCAATCTTCATAAAAAGACCAGCCTTCTGAGCGCAGGTCACGTGAAAGGCCCTGTAACAGTTGGCTTTGTGGCACTGAATGGATGCTCCCCTGCCTTTCTGTTTACACAAGTAGCAGGTGAGCTTCCAGCGAGCAGGAGGGATGTTCTTTACCCCTTCAACAGGCTCCAAGAACACTGTGTTGGCAAAGCAGACCTCTGGGATCCATATGGCACAGACAACATGGGCCCAGCGTCCATCACTTGTCTGTTTGAAGGCACCTCCTCGGTTGGGACAGAGCACACAGTCTACAGGACGGGAGGGGGACTGCAGACAGCAGCGGCACAGCCACTGGCCCTCTGGGACATAGGGCACACCGTAACACTCCTGATGCACAGCCAGATTGCAGATGTCACAGAACAGGATGACATtactgttcaaacattcgtcatCCAGGCAGACGCAGCAGAAGGCATCCTCATCAACAGCACTCTGGGACAGAGCCTGGCTGCGGGACTCTAGGATAGATTCCCTCTCCAGGCGATCGATCAGCAGCTCAAATGTGTCTGGAGAAACAGATGCATGGCCGTCAGACACCCTCTTCTGGTTCACCATCTCCAGCCAGGCCAGGTCCTCCTCGTCCATGTCATACTCAGCCACGCTGTCCTGTTCCTCCCCTGACTTTTCAATGTAACGGTAGTACGCTGATGGGAGAGGAGGCACCTCTGAAGGACAAACGGAACCCAGCAAACGGAAGGTGGGTTCAGGAAGAGGGGCTTGGTGCTGCAACGAATTAGCATGTCCTGTGGGCTGTTGGGAGCGTGACCGCTGGTTCTGGTGATTTTTCCCACTCTTCCTGCTTTTACTGTTTGATGGTTTTTTCCAAGTTCTGACTTTGCTCTGGGTTTGTTCACTGTTCTCCTTATTACTGTTGCACTCTGCAATGTCCTGGGCCATCATCTCATCCTCAGTGATAACTGGCAGAGGATCTGTGATGTTAATCCGATGGAGCCTTCCATCTAGGTCCACTTCCACTATTTTCTGGGCCTGTGCATATGTCAGAGTCTCCCTGGAGGGAGAGAGCTGTAGTCTGTAAGGCGAGGGGGGCCGCAGCTGGCTAGATGAGCCCCTACTCCTTCCTCTCCCTCTGCCTCGACCCCTACCCATATTGGATCCACAAACAACTGTTTCACATTCCCACCTCCTCACCTTCCGCATGGGAGTTTACACCAGCTCCCTAAaggaaacaaagggaaaa encodes the following:
- the brpf3a gene encoding bromodomain and PHD finger-containing protein 3 isoform X2, with amino-acid sequence MRKVRRWECETVVCGSNMGRGRGRGRGRSRGSSSQLRPPSPYRLQLSPSRETLTYAQAQKIVEVDLDGRLHRINITDPLPVITEDEMMAQDIAECNSNKENSEQTQSKVRTWKKPSNSKSRKSGKNHQNQRSRSQQPTGHANSLQHQAPLPEPTFRLLGSVCPSEVPPLPSAYYRYIEKSGEEQDSVAEYDMDEEDLAWLEMVNQKRVSDGHASVSPDTFELLIDRLERESILESRSQALSQSAVDEDAFCCVCLDDECLNSNVILFCDICNLAVHQECYGVPYVPEGQWLCRCCLQSPSRPVDCVLCPNRGGAFKQTSDGRWAHVVCAIWIPEVCFANTVFLEPVEGVKNIPPARWKLTCYLCKQKGRGASIQCHKANCYRAFHVTCAQKAGLFMKIDPVRETGVNGTTFSVKKTAFCEHHSPVGSRRDGSGDESVEGRLVGGRGNRGQRSYTQSPPTPPNKKATKGQKKKSTKGTGGSTRRSTVPVLLVPQIPSHRLNKICTGVEVQRKNQFMQRLHNYWLLKRQSRNGMPLIRRLHSHLQAHKTAEQEPDERLCAAREELRYWQKLRQDLERARLLVELIRKRERLKREQMKIQQAALELKLTPALVLLRSTLDQLQEKDTAKIFSQPVNLSEVGVPDYLEFISQPMDFSTMRSKLEGHAYCSITDLETDFELMISNCLKYNSKDTMFHRTALQLREVGGAVLRHAHRQSQSIGLDPSTGMHLPESPNKHGFYHCTWDDVDTLLDPENRLHLTTEEQLKALLDKLDMVTSMRTSGGRTKRIRLLRREINTLRQKMSQQQQNTQPVNGDDKEDEAKDQEEEEEEEKEEEKEKKKEKKSVEDNGPLTAVSNSGADDSPPVLELTCPVSSPLPGDAPLEPPVLGIVTGGRRSPGRSYKRQRSSRSGSRSHVEDEAEVGETPSSQPDAVHEATPLGTPPSLPLVGVGRRTSVLFKKAKNGARMAKNKSTPQQNGKESEGKTNGLDSTPASPNSPSVTNITTLPPIPNAPPTPPSPSHHLRSRGHSSESESDKLPPPLDEEGLTNGKHTATDTDDDQKLNDSVPPPKRSRGKPALAKVPNSENGDIAGSGKSTLLSLDSERELTPLDLVWAKCRGYPSYPAMIVDPDMPQEGLLHNGIPIPVPPGEVLKLGEWRRTETGEKLFLVLFFDTKRTWQWLPQNKLLPLGMDDTVDKLRLMEGKKPSVRKSVHTAYDRAIVHLNHVRGNLNFNPSNFI